A genomic window from Lotus japonicus ecotype B-129 chromosome 1, LjGifu_v1.2 includes:
- the LOC130747539 gene encoding uncharacterized protein At4g04775-like, which yields MRRPCSSGSCASSSTYSMPPGGICACGELIVYLTSHTPENPGRHFWRCRNFKTPKDCGFFLWDEDAGVQSSGTQRVVDMLRTELEDSKNKLDELKKKLEDTKMKFEDTKMKLEESKNKISKLQRKLDCELLNKKMAFAAILIVVLAWVVSFCFLYGRKM from the exons ATGAGAAGACCGTGTTCATCTGGTTCTTGTGCATCCTCGAGCACTTACTCCATGCCTCCAGGTGGAATCTGTGCTTGTGGGGAACTAATTGTGTACCTGACATCTCACACTCCTGAAAATCCAGGAAGACATTTCTGGAGATGCAGGAATTTCAAG ACCCCCAAGGACTGTGGTTTCTTCCTGTGGGATGAGGATGCAGGAGTCCAAAGTTCAGGAACACAACGTGTTGTTGATATGTTGAGGACAGAGTTGGAAGATTCAAAGAACAAATTGgatgaattgaagaagaaattgGAGGATACAAAGATGAAATTTGAGGACACAAAGATGAAATTGGAGGAAAGCAAGAACAAAATTAGCAAGCTTCAAAGGAAGCTTGACTGTGAGCTGCTGAATAAGAAAATGGCCTTTGCAGCCATACTGATTGTTGTGTTAGCTTGGGTTGTTAGCTTTTGCTTCCTTTATGGAAGAAAAATGTAA